In Vespula vulgaris chromosome 10, iyVesVulg1.1, whole genome shotgun sequence, the following are encoded in one genomic region:
- the LOC127067325 gene encoding zinc finger MYM-type protein 3 isoform X4: MKILISTKLVKRSLYKNIDIQYNAEWILISAVYKFLQIMDSNIDITSTQTSNILSLVQNDTSLKTNNENENSIEKSICETLEPDQINLVNEENVSANIQSDKIICDKDVIVDTKESNVKNTNTRETANDSNVRTDEISKECNIKTQESTSQITNKHMDQSLTNKENNSLAIPDINVLTEISSEQLETINLINEHNVNDPKETISQNTNSKNIEDCSLQEENVNNTDVTDTLMQESTIGMDNTQSLTNDTDTKSKNPDVHEDIDISNIDQGTSDKNVSVPENTEFVQFSQDKHGDSQIENQSIDAEDPFAGDNLTSENVEQMETDSPTETSVDFSKLCEQSDILQNIVHTRDIDFNTKLNNSDKMNSLQEDDRDKISLDNEHHSAISKECSESMPNKSHSSVTINTENKRILSEEDILLTNTAESINRCNKHVKKDAGTVTPMETEEEQSNILPGQDDELCIIPDSMKMIIPEKVMEKENNDKSKSTLDEVVIQEVGQKAIAESIGSTIINRQERTIADNHTNKEQIQSIQEQHTYVEKDVPITTDVINLDDESKNSEIEEISSKEMCKQCNEERSCKIKVKIGLDTFNVCSKICKTLFKTANNRATDIPSDTVNSKRDKRCANCLLIIESNDEKNLSWETMEFCNEECLGRFQNKYGSYCRNCNGSVQAVSLGKYCVRFGYDVRQFCCSTCLEEFKKGLKVCSYCQKDISSGTEGFLAPVGDKGQFKDFCTQNCMEKYSKMSSTDLPNIEKKSCSVCREEKLVHCEVQLNRANPVAICSEPCFAAFKFVNKVDPDQCSTCKQFFELQNKKSFVIFYENEAHTFCNKTCLNIFIITNRKIVPCNWCKVKKYNFDMIKKELKNGQIMMMCSLNCLTLYQVSINAVSAKRINCDFCKEFSQAQYHLTMSDATIRNFCSYNCVMNFQSQYTKSPITIPSSDDPVPTGMPKRTMPQRTTNQTTSKVNEMQNKKNMPVISSVTSLATIGNGQASPSATQNNVNTTVQNQVPQIIYKQQIITRPPSPTNIHNKITQCKPLMHTKGVSVRPHPCTKSTQTEETQQMVIPIPVPIYVPYPVHMFSMPFPIPLPFPIPIPVPVFIPTTRNSTKGIFKDIKRIQEKIPADPFEAELLMMAEMVATEKKTNETDSDSAEDRDDDGGDHDNAHSDSFSPDGVDSNNTFGDMLQMALKMATGELDEPAVDLEAALTPNTITATQTPAQSEAPIDNDVQIERSITARGRKRVVPYKSRSTPNKKSRRVSATNDMPLMPPPEPQPPPQPRIMEPIEKPDANMALKYTFGVNAWRQWVVAKNAELEKQSTPLRKMKLFKTDLLQLTADELNYSLCLFVKEVRKPNGAEYAPDTIYYLCLGIQQYLFENNRIDNIFTDSYYEKFTDCLNEVAKKFSVLYNDTQYIVTRVEEEHLWECKQLGAHSPHVLLSTLMFFNTKHFNLVTVEEHMQLSFSHIMKHWKRNPAAQPATVAGKVPGSRNVLLRFYPPQSALEANSRKKKVYEQQENEENPLRCPVKLYEFYLSK; encoded by the exons atgaagatattaatatcaacTAAATTAGTTAAGAGGTCTTTGtacaaaaatattgatatccAATATAATGCAGAATGGATATTAATCTCAGCAGTATATAAGTTTTTACA AATAATGGATTCAAATATTGACATAACATCAACCCAAACATCTAACATATTATCTTTAGTACAAAATGATACAAGTTTAAAAactaataatgaaaatgaaaattccaTAGAAAAATCTATATGTGAAACTCTAGAACCTGATCAAATAAATCttgtaaatgaagaaaatgttaGTGCAAATATACAGtcagataaaattatttgtgatAAGGATGTAATTGTCGATACCAAGGAATCAAATGTTAAAAACACAAACACAAGAGAAACTGCAAATGATTCAAATGTACGTACAgatgaaatttcaaaagaatgtaatataaaaacacaGGAATCCACTTCACAAATTACTAATAAACATATGGATCAGTCTCTTacaaataaagagaataaCAGTTTAGCAATTCCTGATATCAATGTCTTAACTGAAATTTCGAGTGAACAATTAGAaactattaatttaataaatgaacATAATGTTAATGATCCAAAAGAAACGATATCACAAAATACTAATTCAAAGAACATAGAAGATTGTTCTctacaagaagaaaatgtaaacaATACAGATGTAACTGATACACTTATGCAAGAATCTACAATAGGTATGGATAATACACAATCACTTACAAATGATACAgatacaaaaagtaaaaacccAGATGTACATGAAGATATTGATATATCAAACATAGATCAGGGAACATCTGATAAAAATGTATCTGTACCAGAAAATACTGAATTTGTACAATTCTCGCAAGACAAACATGGTGATTCTCAAATTGAAAATCAGTCTATAGATGCTGAAGATCCTTTCGCTGGAGACAATCTGACCTCTGAAAATGTTGAACAAATGGAAACAGATAGTCCTACAGAAACAAGTGTTGATTTTTCAAAGTTATGCGAACAAAGTGATATTCTTCAAAATATTGTTCATACAAGagatattgattttaatacAAAGTTAAATAATAGTGACAAAATGAATTCATTACAAGAGGATGACAGAGATAAGATTTCTCTTGATAATGAACATCATTCAGCTATTTCAAAAGAGTGTTCTGAATCTATGCCAAATAAGTCACATTCATCTGTAACAATCAATacagagaataaaagaattctttcaGAAGAAGATATATTGCTAACAAATACTGCAGAATCTATTAACAGGTGTaataaacatgtaaaaaaGGATGCAGGAACTGTAACACCAATGGAAACGGAAGAAGAACAATCTAATATATTACCTGGACAAGATGATGAATTGTGTATTATTCCAGATAgtatgaaaatgataataccAGAAAAagtaatggaaaaagaaaataatgataaaagtaaatcTACATTGGATGAAGTTGTTATTCAAGAAGTGGGACAAAAAGCAATTGCAGAAAGCATAGGAAGTACCATAATAAATCGTCAAGAAAGAACTATAGCAGACAATCATACTAACAAAGAGCAGATACAAAGTATACAAGAACAGCATACATATGTGGAGAAAGATGTGCCAATAACTACTGATGTTATAAATCTTGATGATGAATCTAAAAATTCTGAGATTGAAGAAATTTCATCAAAAGAAATGTGCAAACAGTGCAATGAAGAAAGATCGtgtaaaattaaagtaaagaTTGGCCTTGATACTTTCAATGTGTGTTCCAAAATAtgtaaaacattatttaaaactGCTAACAATAGAGCAACAGACATACCAAGTGATACAGTTAAttcaaaaagagataaacgcTGTGCGAATTGTTTATTAATCATTGAAtcaaatgatgaaaaaaatctttcatgGGAAACAATGGAATTTTGTAATGAAGAGTGTTTAGGaagatttcaaaataaatatggaAGTTATTGTAGAAATTGCAATGGTTCTGTTCAAGCAGTAAGTTTAGGAAAATATTGTGTACGTTTTGGTTATGATGTCAGACAATTTTGTTGCTCTACATGTTTAGAAGAGTTTAAAAAAGGTTTAAAAGTATGTAGTTACTGTCAAAAAGATATAAGTTCAGGTACAGAAGGTTTCTTAGCTCCTGTTGGTGACAAAGGACAATTTAAAGATTTTTGTACCCAAAACTGTatggaaaaatattcaaaaatgaGCTCTACTGATCTtccaaatatagaaaaaaaatcttgtagTGTCTGCCGAGAA GAGAAACTTGTACATTGTGAAGTCCAATTAAATAGAGCTAATCCAGTAGCTATATGTAGTGAGCCATGTTTTGCAGCATTTAAGTTTGTGAACAAAGTTGATCCAGACCAATGCTCTACTTGCAAACAATTTTTTGAAttacaaaataagaaaagttttgttatcttttatgAAAATGAAGCCCATACATTTTGTAACAAAAcgtgtttaaatatatttataattacaaataggAAAATAGTACCCTGTAATTGGtgcaaagtaaaaaaatataattttgatatgattaaaaaagaattaaaaaatggaCAAATTATGATGATGTGTAGTTTAAATTGTTTAACATTATATCAG GTATCTATTAATGCTGTATCAGCAAAACGTATAAATTGTGACTTCTGCAAAGAATTTTCTCAAGCACAATATCATTTAACTATGTCAGACGCAACAATACGCAATTTTTGTTCATATAATTGTGTCATGAATTTTCAATCTCAATATACAAAATCCCCAATAACAATACCGTCGAGTGATGATCCTGTTCCAACAGGAATGCCAAAACGGACAATGCCGCAAAGAACTACAAATCAGACTACATCAAAAGTGAATGAAAtgcagaataaaaaaaatatgccaGTTATATCTTCAGTGACAAGTTTAGCTACTATAGGAAATGGACAAGCCAGTCCATCTGCTACACAAAATAACGTGAATACCACAGTTCAAAATCAAGTGCCACAGATCATTTATAAACAACAGATTATCACAAGACCACCTAGCCCaacaaatattcataataaaattactcAATGTAAACCCTTAATGCATACAAAGGGCGTTTCTGTACGTCCACATCCTTGCACTAAGTCGACGCAAACAGAAGAAACTCAACAGATGGTAATTCCAATACCAGTACCAATTTATGTTCCATATCCTGTACATATGTTTAGTATGCCTTTTCCAATACCATTACCTTTCCCAATTCCTATACCTGTCCCTGTTTTTATACCTACAACAAGAAATAGTACTAAAGGAATTTTTAAAGACATTAAAAGGATACAAGAAAAGATACCAGCTGATCCTTTTGAAGCTGAACTTCTTATGATGGCTGAAATGGTAgctacagaaaaaaaaaccaatgaGACTGATTCTGATTCAGCAGAAGatag GGATGATGATGGAGGTGATCATGATAATGCACATAGTGACAGCTTTAGTCCAGATGGTGTTGATTCTAATAATACTTTTGGTGATATGTTACAAATGGCATTAAAAATGGCTACTGGAGAATTGGATGAACCAGCAGTTGACTTAGAAGCTGCTTTAACACCAAATACAATAACAGCAACTCAAACTCCAGCACAATCTGAAGCACCTATAGATAACGATG tTCAAATAGAACGTTCAATAACTGCTCGTGGCAGAAAACGAGTAGTTCCATACAAATCTCGATCTACTCCAAATAAGAAAAGTAGACGCGTTTCTGCTACTAATGATATGCCACTCATGCCTCCTCCAGAACCTCAGCCACCTCCTCAACCAAGAATTATGGAGCCTATAGAAAAGCCAGATGCCAATATGgctttaaaatatacatttggaGTTAATGCTTGGCGACAATGG GTAGTAGCAAAAAATGCagaattagaaaaacaaagtACACCATTAAGGAAAATGAAACTATTTAAAACAGATCTTTTACAACTTACAGCAGATgaattgaattattcattgtgtctttttgtaaaagaagtaagaaaaccAAATGGTGCTGAATATGCTCCTGATACAATATACTACCTTTGTTTgg GAAtacaacaatatttatttgagaataatagaatagataatattttcacaGATTcgtattatgaaaaatttacaGACTGTCTAAATGAAGTTGCAAAGAAATTTTCTGTCCTTTATAATGATACAC AATATATTGTAACAAGAGTAGAGGAAGAACATTTGTGGGAATGTAAACAATTAGGTGCTCATTCACCACATGTACTTTTAAGTACACTTATGTTTTTTAACACAAAACATTTTAATCTTGTG aCTGTAGAAGAACATATgcaattatctttctctcatattATGAAACATTGGAAACGAAATCCGGCAGCGCAGCCTGCAACAGTTGCTGGAAAAGTTCCAGGTTCACGAAATGTACTTTTAAGATTTTATCCACCACAGTCAGCTCTTg AAGCTAATTCacggaagaagaaagtttacgaacaacaagaaaatgaagaaaatccTTTAAGGTGTCCTGTcaaattatatgaattttatttatctaaatg A
- the LOC127067325 gene encoding zinc finger MYM-type protein 3 isoform X1 produces MKILISTKLVKRSLYKNIDIQYNAEWILISAVYKFLQIMDSNIDITSTQTSNILSLVQNDTSLKTNNENENSIEKSICETLEPDQINLVNEENVSANIQSDKIICDKDVIVDTKESNVKNTNTRETANDSNVRTDEISKECNIKTQESTSQITNKHMDQSLTNKENNSLAIPDINVLTEISSEQLETINLINEHNVNDPKETISQNTNSKNIEDCSLQEENVNNTDVTDTLMQESTIGMDNTQSLTNDTDTKSKNPDVHEDIDISNIDQGTSDKNVSVPENTEFVQFSQDKHGDSQIENQSIDAEDPFAGDNLTSENVEQMETDSPTETSVDFSKLCEQSDILQNIVHTRDIDFNTKLNNSDKMNSLQEDDRDKISLDNEHHSAISKECSESMPNKSHSSVTINTENKRILSEEDILLTNTAESINRCNKHVKKDAGTVTPMETEEEQSNILPGQDDELCIIPDSMKMIIPEKVMEKENNDKSKSTLDEVVIQEVGQKAIAESIGSTIINRQERTIADNHTNKEQIQSIQEQHTYVEKDVPITTDVINLDDESKNSEIEEISSKEMCKQCNEERSCKIKVKIGLDTFNVCSKICKTLFKTANNRATDIPSDTVNSKRDKRCANCLLIIESNDEKNLSWETMEFCNEECLGRFQNKYGSYCRNCNGSVQAVSLGKYCVRFGYDVRQFCCSTCLEEFKKGLKVCSYCQKDISSGTEGFLAPVGDKGQFKDFCTQNCMEKYSKMSSTDLPNIEKKSCSVCREEKLVHCEVQLNRANPVAICSEPCFAAFKFVNKVDPDQCSTCKQFFELQNKKSFVIFYENEAHTFCNKTCLNIFIITNRKIVPCNWCKVKKYNFDMIKKELKNGQIMMMCSLNCLTLYQVSINAVSAKRINCDFCKEFSQAQYHLTMSDATIRNFCSYNCVMNFQSQYTKSPITIPSSDDPVPTGMPKRTMPQRTTNQTTSKVNEMQNKKNMPVISSVTSLATIGNGQASPSATQNNVNTTVQNQVPQIIYKQQIITRPPSPTNIHNKITQCKPLMHTKGVSVRPHPCTKSTQTEETQQMVIPIPVPIYVPYPVHMFSMPFPIPLPFPIPIPVPVFIPTTRNSTKGIFKDIKRIQEKIPADPFEAELLMMAEMVATEKKTNETDSDSAEDRDDDGGDHDNAHSDSFSPDGVDSNNTFGDMLQMALKMATGELDEPAVDLEAALTPNTITATQTPAQSEAPIDNDVQIERSITARGRKRVVPYKSRSTPNKKSRRVSATNDMPLMPPPEPQPPPQPRIMEPIEKPDANMALKYTFGVNAWRQWVVAKNAELEKQSTPLRKMKLFKTDLLQLTADELNYSLCLFVKEVRKPNGAEYAPDTIYYLCLGIQQYLFENNRIDNIFTDSYYEKFTDCLNEVAKKFSVLYNDTQYIVTRVEEEHLWECKQLGAHSPHVLLSTLMFFNTKHFNLVTVEEHMQLSFSHIMKHWKRNPAAQPATVAGKVPGSRNVLLRFYPPQSALEANSRKKKVYEQQENEENPLRCPVKLYEFYLSKCPESVKTRNDVFYLLPERSCVPDSPVWYSTSPLAKEHLVKMLYRVKMVKEINVALLTS; encoded by the exons atgaagatattaatatcaacTAAATTAGTTAAGAGGTCTTTGtacaaaaatattgatatccAATATAATGCAGAATGGATATTAATCTCAGCAGTATATAAGTTTTTACA AATAATGGATTCAAATATTGACATAACATCAACCCAAACATCTAACATATTATCTTTAGTACAAAATGATACAAGTTTAAAAactaataatgaaaatgaaaattccaTAGAAAAATCTATATGTGAAACTCTAGAACCTGATCAAATAAATCttgtaaatgaagaaaatgttaGTGCAAATATACAGtcagataaaattatttgtgatAAGGATGTAATTGTCGATACCAAGGAATCAAATGTTAAAAACACAAACACAAGAGAAACTGCAAATGATTCAAATGTACGTACAgatgaaatttcaaaagaatgtaatataaaaacacaGGAATCCACTTCACAAATTACTAATAAACATATGGATCAGTCTCTTacaaataaagagaataaCAGTTTAGCAATTCCTGATATCAATGTCTTAACTGAAATTTCGAGTGAACAATTAGAaactattaatttaataaatgaacATAATGTTAATGATCCAAAAGAAACGATATCACAAAATACTAATTCAAAGAACATAGAAGATTGTTCTctacaagaagaaaatgtaaacaATACAGATGTAACTGATACACTTATGCAAGAATCTACAATAGGTATGGATAATACACAATCACTTACAAATGATACAgatacaaaaagtaaaaacccAGATGTACATGAAGATATTGATATATCAAACATAGATCAGGGAACATCTGATAAAAATGTATCTGTACCAGAAAATACTGAATTTGTACAATTCTCGCAAGACAAACATGGTGATTCTCAAATTGAAAATCAGTCTATAGATGCTGAAGATCCTTTCGCTGGAGACAATCTGACCTCTGAAAATGTTGAACAAATGGAAACAGATAGTCCTACAGAAACAAGTGTTGATTTTTCAAAGTTATGCGAACAAAGTGATATTCTTCAAAATATTGTTCATACAAGagatattgattttaatacAAAGTTAAATAATAGTGACAAAATGAATTCATTACAAGAGGATGACAGAGATAAGATTTCTCTTGATAATGAACATCATTCAGCTATTTCAAAAGAGTGTTCTGAATCTATGCCAAATAAGTCACATTCATCTGTAACAATCAATacagagaataaaagaattctttcaGAAGAAGATATATTGCTAACAAATACTGCAGAATCTATTAACAGGTGTaataaacatgtaaaaaaGGATGCAGGAACTGTAACACCAATGGAAACGGAAGAAGAACAATCTAATATATTACCTGGACAAGATGATGAATTGTGTATTATTCCAGATAgtatgaaaatgataataccAGAAAAagtaatggaaaaagaaaataatgataaaagtaaatcTACATTGGATGAAGTTGTTATTCAAGAAGTGGGACAAAAAGCAATTGCAGAAAGCATAGGAAGTACCATAATAAATCGTCAAGAAAGAACTATAGCAGACAATCATACTAACAAAGAGCAGATACAAAGTATACAAGAACAGCATACATATGTGGAGAAAGATGTGCCAATAACTACTGATGTTATAAATCTTGATGATGAATCTAAAAATTCTGAGATTGAAGAAATTTCATCAAAAGAAATGTGCAAACAGTGCAATGAAGAAAGATCGtgtaaaattaaagtaaagaTTGGCCTTGATACTTTCAATGTGTGTTCCAAAATAtgtaaaacattatttaaaactGCTAACAATAGAGCAACAGACATACCAAGTGATACAGTTAAttcaaaaagagataaacgcTGTGCGAATTGTTTATTAATCATTGAAtcaaatgatgaaaaaaatctttcatgGGAAACAATGGAATTTTGTAATGAAGAGTGTTTAGGaagatttcaaaataaatatggaAGTTATTGTAGAAATTGCAATGGTTCTGTTCAAGCAGTAAGTTTAGGAAAATATTGTGTACGTTTTGGTTATGATGTCAGACAATTTTGTTGCTCTACATGTTTAGAAGAGTTTAAAAAAGGTTTAAAAGTATGTAGTTACTGTCAAAAAGATATAAGTTCAGGTACAGAAGGTTTCTTAGCTCCTGTTGGTGACAAAGGACAATTTAAAGATTTTTGTACCCAAAACTGTatggaaaaatattcaaaaatgaGCTCTACTGATCTtccaaatatagaaaaaaaatcttgtagTGTCTGCCGAGAA GAGAAACTTGTACATTGTGAAGTCCAATTAAATAGAGCTAATCCAGTAGCTATATGTAGTGAGCCATGTTTTGCAGCATTTAAGTTTGTGAACAAAGTTGATCCAGACCAATGCTCTACTTGCAAACAATTTTTTGAAttacaaaataagaaaagttttgttatcttttatgAAAATGAAGCCCATACATTTTGTAACAAAAcgtgtttaaatatatttataattacaaataggAAAATAGTACCCTGTAATTGGtgcaaagtaaaaaaatataattttgatatgattaaaaaagaattaaaaaatggaCAAATTATGATGATGTGTAGTTTAAATTGTTTAACATTATATCAG GTATCTATTAATGCTGTATCAGCAAAACGTATAAATTGTGACTTCTGCAAAGAATTTTCTCAAGCACAATATCATTTAACTATGTCAGACGCAACAATACGCAATTTTTGTTCATATAATTGTGTCATGAATTTTCAATCTCAATATACAAAATCCCCAATAACAATACCGTCGAGTGATGATCCTGTTCCAACAGGAATGCCAAAACGGACAATGCCGCAAAGAACTACAAATCAGACTACATCAAAAGTGAATGAAAtgcagaataaaaaaaatatgccaGTTATATCTTCAGTGACAAGTTTAGCTACTATAGGAAATGGACAAGCCAGTCCATCTGCTACACAAAATAACGTGAATACCACAGTTCAAAATCAAGTGCCACAGATCATTTATAAACAACAGATTATCACAAGACCACCTAGCCCaacaaatattcataataaaattactcAATGTAAACCCTTAATGCATACAAAGGGCGTTTCTGTACGTCCACATCCTTGCACTAAGTCGACGCAAACAGAAGAAACTCAACAGATGGTAATTCCAATACCAGTACCAATTTATGTTCCATATCCTGTACATATGTTTAGTATGCCTTTTCCAATACCATTACCTTTCCCAATTCCTATACCTGTCCCTGTTTTTATACCTACAACAAGAAATAGTACTAAAGGAATTTTTAAAGACATTAAAAGGATACAAGAAAAGATACCAGCTGATCCTTTTGAAGCTGAACTTCTTATGATGGCTGAAATGGTAgctacagaaaaaaaaaccaatgaGACTGATTCTGATTCAGCAGAAGatag GGATGATGATGGAGGTGATCATGATAATGCACATAGTGACAGCTTTAGTCCAGATGGTGTTGATTCTAATAATACTTTTGGTGATATGTTACAAATGGCATTAAAAATGGCTACTGGAGAATTGGATGAACCAGCAGTTGACTTAGAAGCTGCTTTAACACCAAATACAATAACAGCAACTCAAACTCCAGCACAATCTGAAGCACCTATAGATAACGATG tTCAAATAGAACGTTCAATAACTGCTCGTGGCAGAAAACGAGTAGTTCCATACAAATCTCGATCTACTCCAAATAAGAAAAGTAGACGCGTTTCTGCTACTAATGATATGCCACTCATGCCTCCTCCAGAACCTCAGCCACCTCCTCAACCAAGAATTATGGAGCCTATAGAAAAGCCAGATGCCAATATGgctttaaaatatacatttggaGTTAATGCTTGGCGACAATGG GTAGTAGCAAAAAATGCagaattagaaaaacaaagtACACCATTAAGGAAAATGAAACTATTTAAAACAGATCTTTTACAACTTACAGCAGATgaattgaattattcattgtgtctttttgtaaaagaagtaagaaaaccAAATGGTGCTGAATATGCTCCTGATACAATATACTACCTTTGTTTgg GAAtacaacaatatttatttgagaataatagaatagataatattttcacaGATTcgtattatgaaaaatttacaGACTGTCTAAATGAAGTTGCAAAGAAATTTTCTGTCCTTTATAATGATACAC AATATATTGTAACAAGAGTAGAGGAAGAACATTTGTGGGAATGTAAACAATTAGGTGCTCATTCACCACATGTACTTTTAAGTACACTTATGTTTTTTAACACAAAACATTTTAATCTTGTG aCTGTAGAAGAACATATgcaattatctttctctcatattATGAAACATTGGAAACGAAATCCGGCAGCGCAGCCTGCAACAGTTGCTGGAAAAGTTCCAGGTTCACGAAATGTACTTTTAAGATTTTATCCACCACAGTCAGCTCTTg AAGCTAATTCacggaagaagaaagtttacgaacaacaagaaaatgaagaaaatccTTTAAGGTGTCCTGTcaaattatatgaattttatttatctaaatg TCCAGAAAGTGTTAAAACGCGCAATGatgttttctatttattgCCAGAAAGAAGTTGTGTACCCGATAGTCCAGTATGGTATTCGACATCACCACTTGCCAAGGAACATTTggtaaaaatgttatatcgcGTTAAAATggttaaagaaattaatgtagCTCTATTGACTAGTTAG